From the Anguilla anguilla isolate fAngAng1 chromosome 6, fAngAng1.pri, whole genome shotgun sequence genome, one window contains:
- the sf3b6 gene encoding splicing factor 3B subunit 6 — protein MAMQAAKRANIRLPPEVNRILYIRNLPYKITAEEMYDIFGKYGPIRQIRVGNTPESRGTAYVVYEDIFDAKNACDHLSGFNVCNRYLVVLYYNANRAFQKMDTKKKEEQLKLLKEKYGINTDPPK, from the exons ATGGCTATGCAAGCTGCGAAACGTGCCAAT ATTCGATTACCTCCAGAAGTCAACAGAATACTCTACATTCGAAATCTACCGTATAAAATCACAGCGGAAGAAATGTACGACATATTTGGAAAGTACGGACCAATAAGGCAAATCCGAGT TGGGAACACGCCAGAGAGCAGAGGAACAGCATATGTGGTCTACGAAGACATATTTGACGCAAAGAACGCCTGCGATCACTTGTCTGGCTTCAATGTCTGCAACCGGTATCTCGTAGTCTTGTACTACAATGCTAACAGG GCTTTCCAAAAAATGGACACCAAGAAAAAGGAGGAACAGTTGAAACTCCTCAAGGAAAAATATGGCATCAACACCGACCCACCAAAATAG